Genomic DNA from Streptomyces caniferus:
TCAGGACTCAGGCGGTGTACCGGAGCCACCCCGGCACCGCGGGTCAGATGAAGCTGAGTTGTACGGGATGTGCACCGGGCGCGCTAGAGAAATGCGGGACAGTCATCCGTTCCCGCCTTCCCCCCGGATCCACGGCCGTGGTCGTACGGCCGGTCGGACGCCGACAGGTATAGTCCACTTCCGGCCGCAGGGGCAAGATCGAATGCAGGGTTGGACGGCAGTCTTTCCCTAGTTGAGACCTCCCCGGCATGCAGGGGATTCGCCCGGACCTCACCCTGCCGGACCGCCCGGCGACACGGCGGCCCACCGATCTCAGCGGCACCCTTGACACCAAAGCCCCCACGCACCTTACTTATCTCTGTTTATCCAGGCGCCATGTAACTGACAACGATGTCAATCTCGTTGAGAGGGCTCGCGTGCGGCTCAGACACCGGCACCGTCCACTGCGGGGGATCGCCCGCCCCGCCGCCCTCGCGGCGGCCGCTCTGCTCGTCATCACCGTGCCGGGCCCGGCGGGCGCAGCCCAGGCCGCGCCGCCCCGAAAGCCCCCGGGGGCAACGGAGTTCCACTCGTCCTTCGAGTCCGGCGACCCGCAGCCGGACTGGTCCGACAGCGTCGACACCGGCCCCGACGGGAAACCCAGGGCCTTCGGGGTCACTCCGCAGACCGCCCCCGCGGCTCCCGGTATGAACACCGGGACCGACACGGGCCCCGGCGACTCCCCCACCGCCAAGGCGCACGCCGGCTTCAGCGGCACCCATGCGCTGCGCTACTCCGGCACCCACACCGCGGACGGCCACGGCTACTCGTACAACAAGATCTTCGACGTCAACGTCCCCGTCACGGGGACGACTTCGCTCTCGTACAAGCTCTTCCCCGAGATGGCGAAGAGCGACCCGGACTATCCGGCGACCCACGCCGCCGTGGATCTGGCCTTCACCGACGGCACCTACCTCAGCGAGCTGTCCGCCGTCGACCAGCACGGCGCGCCGCTGTCGCCGGCCGGCCAGGGCGCGTCCAAGACGGTCTACGCCAATCAGTGGAACAACCGGGAGTCGCGGATCGGGGCGGTCGCCGCCGGAAAGACCGTCGACCGGATCCTGGTCGCCTACGACGCGCCCAGGGCGCCGCGGACCGCACCGGCCTTCCGCGGCTGGGTCGACGACATCGTCCTCGGCCCCAAGGCCCCGGAGAAGCCGCTCGCCCACCTCTCCGACTACGCCGTCACCACCCGCGGCACGCTCTCCAGCGGCAGCTTCTCGCGCGGCAACACCTTCCCCGCCACCGCCGTCCCCAACGGGTTCAACTTCTGGACCCCGGTCACCAACGCGGGCTCCGCCGACTGGCTCTACGAGTACGCGCGGAAGAACAACGCCGACAACCTCCCCACCCTCCAGGCCTTCAGCGCCAGCCATGAACCGAGCCCGTGGATGGGCGACCGGCAGACCTTCCAGGTCATGCCGTCCGCCGCGGCCGGCACCCCGGACGCCTCCCGCACCGGCCGTGCGCTGCCGTTCCACCACGCCAACGAGACCGCGAAGCCGCACTACTACGGCGTCACCTTCGACAACGGCCTCAAGACGGAGATCACCCCGACCGACCACGCCGCGCTGATGCGCTTCACCTTCCCCGGCGACCAGGCGAGCCTGATCTTCGACAACGTCAACGACAAGGGCGGGCTGAGCCTGGACACCGAGCGCGGGATCGTCACCGGCTTCTCGGACGTCAGGAGCGGACTGTCCGTCGGCGCCACCCGGCTCTTCGTCTACGGCGTCTTCGACGCCCCGGTCACCGGCGGCGGCAAGCTCCCCAACGGGGGGTGCGGCGTCAGCCGCTCCAGTGGAGCCGGTGCTTGCACCGGGGGCAAGGACGTCACCGGCTATCTCCGCTTCCGTCCCGGGGCGGACCGCACCGTGACCATGCGGATCGCCACCTCCCTGATCAGCGTGGACCAGGCCAAGGCGAATCTGACCCGGGAGATCCCGGCCGACGCGACCTTCAACGGCATCAGGGACCGGGCGCAGTCGCAGTGGGACGACCTCCTGGGCAGGATCGAGGTCCAGGGCGCGAGCCGTGATCAGCTCACCACCCTCTACTCCAACCTCTACCGCCTCTACCTCTACCCCAACTCCGGCTTCGAGAAGGTCGGTTCGCGCAGCCGCTACGCCTCGCCCTTCTCGCCGCAGACCGGGCAGGACACCCCGACCCGCACCGGCTCGAAGATCGTCGACGGTGAGGTGTACGTCAACAACGGCTTCTGGGACACCTACCGGACCACCTGGCCCGCCTATGCGCTCCTCACCCCGAAACGCGCGGGGAAGATGGTCGACGGCTTCGTCCAGCAGTACAAGGACGGCGGCTGGATCTCCCGCTGGTCCTCACCCGGCTATGCGGACCTGATGACCGGCACCAGCTCCGATGTGGCCTTCGCGGACGCCTACGCCAAGGGGGTGAATTTCGATGCCGAGGCGGCCTATGCCGCGGCCGTCAAGAACGCCACCGTCGCCCCGCCGAACCCCGGCGTCGGCCGCAAGGGCATGAACACCGCGCCGTTCCTCGGCTATACGAGCACCGACACCCGCGAGGGCATGTCCTGGGCGCTGGAGGGCTATCTCAACGACTTCGGCATCGCCCGTATGGGCAAGGCGCTGTACGAGAAGACCAAAAAGCCCCGCTACAAGGAAGAATCCGCTTATTTCCTGGGCCGTGCCCAGAACTACGTCAAGCTCTTCGACGACAAGGTCGGCTTCTTCCAGGGCAAGGACGCCCGGGGCGACTGGCGGCTGCCGCCGGGCACCTTCGACCCCCGGGTCTGGGGCAACGACTACACCGAGACCAACGCCTGGACCTTCGCCTTCACCGCGCCGCAGGACACCCGCGGCCTGGCCAACCTCTACGGCGGCCGCCCGGGCCTGGCCAAGAAGCTGGACGCCTACTTCTCCACCCCGGAGACCGCGTCCAAGGAATTCGCCGGCTCCTACGGCGAGGTGATCCATGAAATGACCGAGGCCCGCGACACCCGGATGGGCATGTACGGGCACAGCAATCAGCCCTCGCACCACATCGCCTATGTCTATGACGCGGCGGGACAGCCCTACAAGACCCAGGAAAAGGTCCGCGAGGCGATGTCGCGGCTCTACCTCGGCAGCGAGATCGGCCAGGGATATCCGGGCGACGAGGACAACGGCGAGATGTCCGCCTGGTACGTCTTCAGCTCGCTCGGCTTCTATCCGCTGGTGATGGGCCAGGGCGAATACGCGGTGGGCTCCCCGCTGTTCACCAAGGCCACGGTCCACCTGGAGAACGGACGCGATCTCACCATCAGGGCCCCGCGCAACAACGCCCGCAACGTCTACGTCCAAAGCCTCCGGGTGAACGGCAAGGCCTGGCACTCCACCGCCGTGCCGCACCGGCTCCTCGCCCGCGGCGGCACCCTGGACTTCACCATGGGCGA
This window encodes:
- a CDS encoding GH92 family glycosyl hydrolase, with the protein product MRLRHRHRPLRGIARPAALAAAALLVITVPGPAGAAQAAPPRKPPGATEFHSSFESGDPQPDWSDSVDTGPDGKPRAFGVTPQTAPAAPGMNTGTDTGPGDSPTAKAHAGFSGTHALRYSGTHTADGHGYSYNKIFDVNVPVTGTTSLSYKLFPEMAKSDPDYPATHAAVDLAFTDGTYLSELSAVDQHGAPLSPAGQGASKTVYANQWNNRESRIGAVAAGKTVDRILVAYDAPRAPRTAPAFRGWVDDIVLGPKAPEKPLAHLSDYAVTTRGTLSSGSFSRGNTFPATAVPNGFNFWTPVTNAGSADWLYEYARKNNADNLPTLQAFSASHEPSPWMGDRQTFQVMPSAAAGTPDASRTGRALPFHHANETAKPHYYGVTFDNGLKTEITPTDHAALMRFTFPGDQASLIFDNVNDKGGLSLDTERGIVTGFSDVRSGLSVGATRLFVYGVFDAPVTGGGKLPNGGCGVSRSSGAGACTGGKDVTGYLRFRPGADRTVTMRIATSLISVDQAKANLTREIPADATFNGIRDRAQSQWDDLLGRIEVQGASRDQLTTLYSNLYRLYLYPNSGFEKVGSRSRYASPFSPQTGQDTPTRTGSKIVDGEVYVNNGFWDTYRTTWPAYALLTPKRAGKMVDGFVQQYKDGGWISRWSSPGYADLMTGTSSDVAFADAYAKGVNFDAEAAYAAAVKNATVAPPNPGVGRKGMNTAPFLGYTSTDTREGMSWALEGYLNDFGIARMGKALYEKTKKPRYKEESAYFLGRAQNYVKLFDDKVGFFQGKDARGDWRLPPGTFDPRVWGNDYTETNAWTFAFTAPQDTRGLANLYGGRPGLAKKLDAYFSTPETASKEFAGSYGEVIHEMTEARDTRMGMYGHSNQPSHHIAYVYDAAGQPYKTQEKVREAMSRLYLGSEIGQGYPGDEDNGEMSAWYVFSSLGFYPLVMGQGEYAVGSPLFTKATVHLENGRDLTIRAPRNNARNVYVQSLRVNGKAWHSTAVPHRLLARGGTLDFTMGDRPSAWGSAADAAPTSITKDDKVPTPPADLTSPTAGPLFDNTSDTSAEPTGAPVDLPRPARVASYTLTSSDRATAPAGWTLEGSRDGERWTRLDHREGESFAWDRQTRVFAVGRPGSYEHYRLVPDGKGTLAEVELLGAP